Proteins encoded together in one Dehalococcoidales bacterium window:
- a CDS encoding CARDB domain-containing protein yields MKSMTKVLTIILVSMLALSLVPIVADNPASANPTGQAWTKYTGELTMGGLRAVVDSWVIKDGATYKMWFTRLNLNETETEVLSRLNDLGTYDFSDFIDDILAQDLDSLLDKAATLDAADMVALLDSATTVIGYATSTDGITWTVQNNDVLNDGGGILTGEGTPTVVNIGGTYHMWYTRAESDLVIAADWTPVLSGFGETQANRKTAVETVLNGTRTVIGHATSTDGGLTWGSPNDQVFPAVDGNLGDSVGAPCVIYDSDDTTYKMWYTRTESDLTMSQWADALIDTGNADFDAAIGVLDGTAAVIGYAESANGTTWTVQNSKVLPSSTPVWESVGDPCVVKVGSTYHMWYTGARTNLTRTGVDTIWSELQSFSLGDIWTALAAKDVGDILDAILALDLTTIKTTLASTNTAIGYATSGNGTTWAIQSASDLAGSTGGLWSSVAAPTVIESGGSYEMWFTEGINDLTVGKLADIYLGSDLPIGRATATPLAPPPPPPPPPDGEEEAPECVEGPGVTCLSEDMVEDGLFLTEVTATTEDGQAWVTVPEGTTGLTAEGEPLTFISATEMEMPPPPPPDHSMVALTYTFGPEGATFDPPVGITLSYSEADLPAGFNEEDIVIVVWDEVTGEWIKLLTVVDTVNNTVTTYVTHFSTFAVVLATAPASFQTSNLTVMPDEVEIDEDVTISVLVENTGDLSGSYILELMINNEVAETKEISLAGHGNVTVSFTISKEADGTYAISINGLTGRFTVTAPPVIVPPKPADIFTSNLSVTPSRVEPGDTVTISVRVANRGGQEGTYLVELKIDGVVVETEMVKLAAGASQTVTFTTSEDMGGIYTVDIDDLSASFTVVKPEIEDDDVGTNWALIGGIIGGVVVIAIVVGILLWRRRRY; encoded by the coding sequence ATGAAGTCAATGACCAAGGTGCTGACGATAATCCTGGTGTCAATGCTGGCCCTCAGTCTTGTCCCGATCGTCGCGGACAACCCGGCCTCGGCAAACCCCACAGGTCAGGCCTGGACCAAATACACCGGCGAACTCACCATGGGCGGGCTAAGAGCTGTGGTCGACTCGTGGGTGATTAAAGACGGAGCCACCTACAAGATGTGGTTCACGCGTCTTAATCTCAACGAGACCGAAACCGAGGTACTGTCTCGCCTCAATGACCTCGGCACGTATGACTTTTCTGACTTTATCGATGACATCCTTGCCCAGGACCTTGATAGCCTATTAGACAAGGCAGCCACCTTGGACGCGGCTGACATGGTCGCTCTTCTGGACAGTGCTACCACAGTCATTGGGTATGCCACTTCAACCGACGGCATAACCTGGACCGTTCAGAACAATGACGTACTGAACGATGGCGGCGGCATACTCACCGGTGAAGGCACACCTACCGTGGTCAATATTGGCGGCACCTATCACATGTGGTACACCAGGGCCGAATCAGACCTGGTAATCGCCGCCGACTGGACACCTGTCCTGAGCGGGTTTGGCGAGACCCAGGCCAACCGGAAGACTGCGGTAGAGACAGTGCTGAATGGCACCAGGACCGTCATCGGCCACGCCACCTCCACCGACGGCGGCTTAACCTGGGGGAGTCCGAATGACCAGGTCTTCCCCGCTGTGGACGGCAACCTTGGAGACAGCGTGGGCGCTCCCTGTGTAATCTATGATAGTGATGACACCACATATAAGATGTGGTACACGAGAACCGAGTCTGACCTTACGATGTCGCAATGGGCCGATGCACTGATAGATACCGGTAACGCCGACTTTGATGCTGCGATTGGTGTCCTTGACGGCACGGCCGCCGTCATCGGCTACGCCGAATCCGCTAATGGCACGACCTGGACCGTTCAGAACAGCAAAGTACTCCCAAGCAGCACGCCGGTCTGGGAAAGTGTCGGCGACCCCTGTGTGGTCAAAGTTGGCAGCACGTACCATATGTGGTACACCGGGGCGAGGACCAACCTTACCAGGACGGGCGTGGATACTATCTGGAGTGAACTCCAGTCATTCAGCCTCGGTGATATCTGGACCGCGCTTGCGGCTAAAGATGTGGGCGATATCCTGGACGCAATCCTCGCCCTGGACCTGACCACTATCAAGACCACCCTCGCCAGTACTAATACGGCCATCGGCTACGCTACCTCCGGTAATGGGACGACCTGGGCCATTCAGAGCGCCAGCGACCTCGCCGGCAGCACCGGCGGTCTGTGGAGTTCGGTAGCTGCACCCACCGTAATTGAGAGCGGCGGCAGCTATGAGATGTGGTTTACCGAGGGCATCAATGACCTCACGGTAGGGAAGCTTGCCGACATCTATCTTGGCAGTGATTTGCCCATTGGCCGTGCCACCGCTACGCCGCTGGCTCCGCCCCCTCCGCCCCCTCCGCCCCCCGACGGTGAAGAGGAGGCACCGGAGTGCGTGGAGGGACCGGGCGTTACCTGTCTGTCTGAAGACATGGTAGAGGACGGCTTATTCCTTACCGAGGTCACTGCCACGACCGAAGATGGGCAGGCCTGGGTCACGGTTCCCGAGGGAACGACAGGTCTTACCGCAGAAGGCGAGCCACTGACATTCATAAGCGCCACCGAGATGGAAATGCCGCCACCACCACCCCCGGACCACTCCATGGTCGCCCTGACTTACACCTTCGGACCGGAGGGGGCGACGTTTGACCCGCCAGTGGGCATCACCCTGTCGTATTCCGAAGCCGATCTACCGGCGGGCTTTAATGAAGAGGACATCGTCATTGTCGTCTGGGACGAGGTCACCGGAGAGTGGATCAAGCTCTTGACCGTGGTTGACACGGTGAACAACACCGTCACCACGTACGTCACCCACTTCTCCACCTTCGCCGTTGTGTTGGCTACCGCCCCCGCCTCCTTTCAGACCAGCAACCTGACAGTGATGCCTGACGAGGTTGAAATCGACGAAGATGTCACAATCAGTGTCTTGGTTGAGAACACCGGAGACCTTTCCGGCTCCTATATTCTGGAACTGATGATTAATAATGAAGTGGCTGAGACCAAGGAAATATCCCTTGCTGGCCACGGGAACGTCACGGTATCTTTCACCATCTCAAAAGAAGCTGATGGTACTTACGCTATCAGCATCAACGGCCTTACCGGAAGGTTCACCGTCACAGCGCCACCGGTAATCGTACCGCCGAAACCAGCGGACATCTTCACCAGCAACCTTTCCGTGACCCCATCCAGGGTCGAACCCGGTGACACCGTTACCATCAGCGTCCGGGTGGCCAACCGTGGCGGCCAGGAAGGCACCTACCTTGTCGAACTGAAGATAGACGGCGTGGTTGTGGAGACCGAGATGGTAAAACTGGCCGCCGGCGCAAGCCAGACGGTGACCTTCACCACGTCCGAGGATATGGGCGGAATCTACACCGTCGACATCGATGACCTATCGGCAAGCTTTACCGTCGTGAAGCCGGAAATCGAAGATGATGACGTAGGAACCAACTGGGCACTCATTGGCGGCATCATTGGCGGCGTAGTCGTCATCGCGATAGTCGTCGGTATACTGCTGTGGAGGCGCCGGAGATACTAG